The sequence GAATCAAATCATCTTTATCAGTTTCAGCCATTTTCTCTCCTGTATCGATTATATAAAAATTTATATTTTCCGTCTGCCGGACATTATGCCAGTCTGTGATCAACACCCGTGCAAGATTGAAAATGCTTGATGCAAATCTTATAATATATAAAGCATAATTTCACTTTGACAATATTTATTCTTGATTTTTTTAACCAAAATGGTGGATGATCTGCCACGGTTTGGCTGCAAAAACCTCCACCCATCCAAACACGGAAAGGTTTCGGGTCTCATGCAAACAATTTTGATTCATTCAATTATATTCATATTCGGAATATGTATCGGCAGTTTTTTAAATGTATGCATCTTCAGGCTGCCCAAATCAAAATCCATTGTATTTCCAGGCTCTGCCTGTCCGGAATGCGGCAGTCCTATTCATTTTTATGACAATATCCCGATATTGAGTTATGTATGGCTAAAAGGCCGCTGCAGACACTGCAATTGCCCGATATCATTCCGGTATCCGATGGTCGAACTCATCAGCGGCTGTTTTGCGCTGTGCCTCTTCCTGACCTTTGGTCTGAGCCTTGAATCACTGATATATTACCTATTTATTACATCACTGTTAGTTATCACATTTATCGATATCGACCATCAAATCATTCCGGATTGTATCACACTTCCAGGCATTCCGATAGCCTTTGCAGCATCACTGGCTCTGCCCTCAGTCCATGTTACTGATTCGATCATAGGCTTTCTGGCAGGCGGAGGTATTCTTTTTCTGATCGCCTGGCTGTATTACCTGATCACCCGAAAAGAGGGTCTCGGGGGGGGAGATATCAAACTGTTAGCCATGATCGGAACCCTTCTTGGCTGGAAGGGGGTCGCGTTTTCCCTATTCACCGCATCTATCATCGGAACCGTTTCCGGTCTCATCATTATCCTGAAAACGAAGAAAAATATGAAAATCGCCATACCGTTCGGGCCTTTTTTATCTATCGGCGCCATTTTATATATATTTTTCGGTCCGCAGCTGATCAACTGGTATATGAACCTGTTAAGATAGTTTCCATCCATAAATGGCCTTATCGAAGTCTGCGCTTATCGACCCGATATCTTCATCAATCTTCGGGATTGCTTGACTCCGGCTGAAATAAACGCGGACTTCAAACTTTTCATGGCCGGATTGGAAACACACGTTGATGCCCATCCGTTGAAGACCGAATTTATAGATAGCCACGGATTTTAATTTATTAATCGGGGATCGGGTGCCTGATTCGCAGGACTGAAAAAAACGGGGCTGTGGGAGCTGGACCCTGTTCCCGCCCATCGAGGTAATGGAAAACGACTGGCGTCGGAAGACGGGGGCGTAAACGTATCGGCAAACATTTTCATAAAAGCCAGGGACATGCGAACGAATTTATGCTCAACGGCTGTTCAAAACTGCTCGAGCCAAAGCAAGGCGGGCAATCGGAACCCTGAACGGAGGACAGCCATTCAACTGTTTTTTTACGAAACAGGTGTCTCTATGAGTATCATCTTGATAAAATTCGGCATATGACCTCATTTGGAATTTCAAAAGAATATTCCTGCAAACTCAATTTTATTTACCGGCTTTTTGAGTCTCAAGCGGTTTGATGCCTTCCAGATGTTCCAATCCAACAATAATATTTCTGACATCCTCATCCGTTTCCGACAGTTTTATCAGGTCATGCACGATATCTTTCAGGCAATGTTCACAAATAGATTCAAACCCATAAACATCAAGTTCATAAATCCGTTTAGTACATTTAAAACACATCGCGGTTTTAGGCTCTGCCAGAATGATATTTCTGGCTTTCCCATGTATAATATGCTCACACGCTGACCACAAATTCACGTCGCCATGTTTTTCACAATACCCCTTGTTAGCCATATGATATGCCTCCTTTCAGCAAAATGCCATCAGCAAAACAGCAACAATTTAAAATAATTGCCAAGGTTACTAAATACGTGATAAATAAATAGATAAAAATAAGAAATTAAATATAATTCATTATATAAGATAAAGGCACATTGATGTCAAAAGAAAAGACACCCCGATTGCCCGCGGTAAAATTTTAACAAATTTATATTTCCAACGTAAAAATGATTGACAGGCAATCAGGATTCAGGGACATGATTTCAAGCTTAATCCATCTGCTTGCGGATTCAAATGAAAGGTCCTGCACATGAAGACAACATGCGTTTTTATACACGGTCTGGACAGCAGCAGTCACGGGACGAAGGGGGTCTATTTCAAACGCAGATTTCCGGAGATGCTCGTAACCGATTACAGGGGGTGCCTTGAAGATCGGATGCATACATTAAACCTTCAACTTGAGGATAAAACCGGCCTGATATTGATCGGTTCAAGCTTTGGCGGTTTAATGGCGGCAATTTATGCCTGCAACAATGTTCAAAAAGTCAAAAAACTGGTCCTGCTGGCCCCTGCGCTCGATCATGAGGGATTTGCTCCCTGCTTAAATACCGTGATAGACATCCCGGTTATTGTCTATCACGGCAGCCTTGATGATGTCGTTCCTGCCGAACCGGTTCATTCCGCTCTCATCCGGGTATTTTCGCATATCAGTTATCATCTTGTCGAGGACGATCATCCACTTCACCGGACATTCACATCATTAGACTGGAACGCGCTATTGGGGCCTCGTCAATAAAAGGTCTTCTATTCCCTGCCAGATGTTTTCCTCAACTGCGTAAGGAATAATTTCATCTCCATGAATCGCAGGATTTTTCTCCATCTCGCGTTTAACCGCCGGTTCGATTTTGTCAACCAGCGGCGGAATATTTGCGCATGCCCTGTTCCGTGAATGGCATGCGACGTGTTATTAGTCAACATTCTCATGGTGTTAATTGACATCGGAACGATGTTACAGATCGCAAGCAAAAAACAAATTTTTTTACTATCCAGTCAGTTGATCTGCAGAAACGAAGTTGGTGCCACGTATACATCGTAGTCGATATTGTTAATAGTTTTATCTGAACTATTGACAGATATAAGACAAGAAAATCAAGGAATGAAAATTCACGCCATTTACCCGTAGCAGCCCCCTTCGCGGATGGTCGGCCACTGCATCACCAATACCGCGCAAATTGCCGGGCAATTTCACAATGCATCCGGATTCCAACGCCAATGGCATCATCATTAAAATCAAACGTGGCATGATGACATGGCGGATAATTTAACACCCCAGGCGGTCGGATTCCAAGAAACCAGAACGTGCCCGGAACTTTTTCGGCATAACAGGCAAAATCCTCACACCCCATCAAGGGAGAAAAATTCAGTTTTAACAAAGGCGGCGGTATGACATCGACAGCAATTTTCTCAAATATAGCGGTGCTCCGGTCATGATTTATCAGAACAGGGTACCCTTCTTCAATAAAAACTTCTGAATCGGCACCAAAGGCTTCAGCTGTTTTTAATGTTATCGATCGAATCTGCTCAGCGACCCGCTTGAGTGCCTTCGGGGACAGGCTGCGAAACGTGCCTTCCAGGACAGCTGTATCCGGTATGATATTGATCCCCGTACCGGCATGAAATTTTGACACCGTTACCACAGCGCTTTCCGTTGGACGGGTTGATCGGGATACGATTGACTGAAGCGCATTTCCCACCTGCATGCCGATAAATACCGGATCGATACACAAATGGGGGTAAGCGGCATGCCCCCCACGCCCTTTAATGACAATTTTAAAATTTCCGCTGCCGGCCATGGCAGCTCCCCTGCAAACACCGGCGCCTCCGAGTTGGATGCCGCTTCCGTGATAGGAATGAAGCCCAAAGACGGCATCCACCTTTGGATTCTCTAACGCCCCTTCCTCACACATTCGCCGTGCGCCGCCATCAGACTCTTCAGCCGGTTGGAAGATAAATTTAACCGGTCCGCTGATTTCATCCCGGATCAGTGACAGCACCAGGGCCGCGCCGACCAGACAGGCCATATGACCATCATGACCGCACGCATGCATCTGTCCGGGGGTTTTGGACGCATAGAGACGCATCGTTTTTTCATGGATCGGCAGAGCATCCATATCTGCCCTCAGGGCCACACAAGGCCCGGCCTTTTCGGGATCTATAGTCGCGACAATCCCTGTTTCAGCCATATTGGACCGAATCTGCAAATCCGGAATTGTCTTCAGCTGGCCCAATATACGTCGCGACGTTTCATATTCCTTGAATCCCAGCTCAGGGTTTTCATGAAGCTGTCGGCGAAATCGGATCATTGACGGTAAAATCTGATCGATAACCGGTTTCAAGTTTTTCAGTTTCATAGTCCCCCGCATCTGTTTTCAATAAGGTCATAGCCACTACATTCACCTTACGACACACCCGCCACAAGTAAACAAGAATTGGTTACCACAGCCATACATCACCGGGCATACCCCCCATAAACGATTGCCCCCCCCTCACGACGGACGGAATAATGAATATCCAACGGAAAAGATCCGTTAACAGCCCCCTCTGACTACTAACGGATCTTTTGGATACGGTCTATCTCTCTTATATGGGTTGAATCAGCCACAACCGGTTATATCAAAAACTGATTTAAGCCGGATGACGAATCTCCGTTTGATTTTTTTCATCGTTCCGGCGATATAAATTTTCTTTCCGGTGGCTTCTTTTTCCCTGTC is a genomic window of Desulfobacterales bacterium containing:
- a CDS encoding A24 family peptidase, translating into MQTILIHSIIFIFGICIGSFLNVCIFRLPKSKSIVFPGSACPECGSPIHFYDNIPILSYVWLKGRCRHCNCPISFRYPMVELISGCFALCLFLTFGLSLESLIYYLFITSLLVITFIDIDHQIIPDCITLPGIPIAFAASLALPSVHVTDSIIGFLAGGGILFLIAWLYYLITRKEGLGGGDIKLLAMIGTLLGWKGVAFSLFTASIIGTVSGLIIILKTKKNMKIAIPFGPFLSIGAILYIFFGPQLINWYMNLLR
- a CDS encoding alpha/beta fold hydrolase, with the translated sequence MKTTCVFIHGLDSSSHGTKGVYFKRRFPEMLVTDYRGCLEDRMHTLNLQLEDKTGLILIGSSFGGLMAAIYACNNVQKVKKLVLLAPALDHEGFAPCLNTVIDIPVIVYHGSLDDVVPAEPVHSALIRVFSHISYHLVEDDHPLHRTFTSLDWNALLGPRQ
- a CDS encoding M20 family metallopeptidase, whose product is MKLKNLKPVIDQILPSMIRFRRQLHENPELGFKEYETSRRILGQLKTIPDLQIRSNMAETGIVATIDPEKAGPCVALRADMDALPIHEKTMRLYASKTPGQMHACGHDGHMACLVGAALVLSLIRDEISGPVKFIFQPAEESDGGARRMCEEGALENPKVDAVFGLHSYHGSGIQLGGAGVCRGAAMAGSGNFKIVIKGRGGHAAYPHLCIDPVFIGMQVGNALQSIVSRSTRPTESAVVTVSKFHAGTGINIIPDTAVLEGTFRSLSPKALKRVAEQIRSITLKTAEAFGADSEVFIEEGYPVLINHDRSTAIFEKIAVDVIPPPLLKLNFSPLMGCEDFACYAEKVPGTFWFLGIRPPGVLNYPPCHHATFDFNDDAIGVGIRMHCEIARQFARYW